DNA from Pseudomonas mendocina:
AGTGAGGGCTGGGGCGTTTTATCGCGGTTCTAATCCTGCCGTTATCCGAGCCACTCGCTATTGCGGCGCGACCAGAAAGGGGGCGACGCTGCCGAAGGGATAACTGCCCATGCCGACCTGGATGCGGGGGCCGTTGGCCGGCACGCTGCTGCCCACCACCATGACGTTGTCGATCAGCACCTGTTTGCCAGGGTTGCGGTTGTCTGCCGCGACGATCAGGTAGTAGGTGCCGTCGCGGTCGACCTGCCCAGTCAGATCCTGATCGATGACACCGACGATGCCACGCACCTGGCCAAAGCCCTGACCCACCACCTTCGACTCGTCGTCCAGCAGAATCAGATAGGGTGCCAGCACGTACTTGCTGAAGCCCAGGCAGGCGTTCACGCACCACGAGTTCACCTTGATCTGGAAGGGCTTGCCGGCTTTGAGGTCAACCGAAAATACCCGGTAGTTCGATGGCGTGCCGTTGATCAGCAGGCGAGGTTCCTCGGCGGTGATCTTCCACTGCTCGGGGCGCCAGCCGGGCGCAATCTGCATGGGCTGGGCGGAGGTATTGCGAAGGGCCTCCTCCGGTGTTTTCGCCAGCGGAGTCGAGGCGTTGACGACTTGTTCCTGATACAGGTGCTGTGGGTTGGCACTGCAGGCTACGAGGCCGAGGCACAGGCTCAATAGAATGATATTTCGCATCTTTTCTTCCTTGAATGATCAGGGCCGTTTCGGGCGTTGCGCCGCTGTGCGCGCGAGCATAAGTCGAAAGGGCTCGGGTGAAAATCAATCCGTGTCCTTTTCCTTTGGCGTTAAGTCCCTCGGGTAACATGGCGCTGCAACGAACTCAGACCCAGAAGGGCCTTATGGCATCGTCGAAACGAAAATACGCCGGCATCGAGCGCGAGCTTATCCGCACCCTGACCATTGCCTGCGAAACGGCAAAAAGCGAAATCGTCGGCTTCCAGTGGCTGACCCATGATGTCGACTACGAGCAGTTTCCGCAGAGCCTGGTGGTGACCTGGATGTTCGATACCGAGGCCAACAAGGCACGGGCACTCGCCAGCCCGGACAAGGAGAGAATGCTGGCCCTGACGTTGGCCGCCTTTGATGAAGTGGGCATCAGCGTTTCCAGTGTCGCCGCGCATGTCGCGTTTTCGGTCGAGCAGCCGGCAAGGGGCAAACGTGGCCAAGGACATTGAGAACCCCTGCGTGTCGCTGTGTCAGCTCAACAGCGAGCTGTGCGTCAGTTGCGGGCGCACGCGCGAGGAAATCCGCAAATGGCGGGGCATGAAACGCCCCGAGAAGATGGCCTGCGTGCAGAAGGCTGCGGTGCGGGTGAAGGCGATTGCCAAGAAGAAAGGCAAAGGCTAGCGGTCAATGATCGTTCCCACGCTCCGCGTAGGAATGCAGCCCGTGACGCACCGCGTCACGAGTACCAACGTGCACAGCTCTGAGCGGTATGTAGCGACGGGACTTATTTCTTCTTCTTGCAGCAGGGCCGACTGTTTCCCCCTTCGTCTTTCACTCGTCGATCATGTTCGTCGAGAACCTTAATGAGGGGCGTAGCCAGCGCGTTCTGCAGGCGCAGGAGCTGCGTGAGCTGCTGGACGCCAGGCAGTCAGTGCCCTGTGTTTATCGGGCCACTGCCTATGGCTTCAAAGCGTATCGTTCGGGCGTTCTACGGATACCTAGCGTCGATATCCTGCGCGAGCTGGCGGTCGTTCCCGCGCTGCCTGCTACCGACCGCGGCGGCTGATGCAGATGACGGTGCCAAACTCTGCTAGTGAACGGTTGGCGTGAGACGCTCGCGTACGAGTTGTTGAGCCTCGTAGGCCAACTGATCGAGGTAATGGTCACGCTGTGTTTCTGCCTCACTCATTGCCTGCTTACCGTGCTGCTTTAGCAGGTAGGCGTGAATCTGACGCACTTCGGTGGACTGAAACACCGGAGCCAGATCCTGCACCGCCACCATACCGTCGGAGCGCTGGTCACGGGTATTCATCAGCACCTGCGAGCCATGCGCGGCCAGCACCTGAAACCCCATCGTTTCGAAGTAGGGCACCTTGCTTGCCACGCACGTCAGTTCGACATGCGGCCTGCGCTCGATGAGTTGCCGCAGCATGGCCCTTGCGACACCAAGCTGGCGGTGGCTGGCCTGTACGGCCATATAGCTCAGGGTGCAGGCTTCGGGGTCATCCTGGCTGGGTAGATAAAGAGTGAAACCCAGCACCTGGGACGGGTCTTCATCATCCAGAGCCAGCAGCAACTGCGCGGGGCTATCCGCTTCACCATTCATGGCCTGAAGATGTAGATGCACTTCGTAGCCGATCACGTACTGGTACAACTGATAGAGCGGGTTGCTGGGCGTCAGCGGCACCGGGCTGATATCGCTGAAGTAATCCACCACCATTTGCAGCACCTGGCTTTTCAGGGATTCGGGTGGTGGGGTGTTCAGGTGGGTGAGGGTGAACATGGCAAGGCAGGTCTCATGAATCGGCGGGCGTCATTGTAACGCTTTGCAGGGTGGAGTCCGGGCTGCTTGCTACGCACGGCTACCTGTCTGTTGATAAGGGCATGAAAGAAGGAAAAGGGAAATCTATTGGAACGCTGGTTATGGATAAGTGAATGAATCGGTTGATCAGCGGGCTTCTTTTTCTGGTGCTGTCGGCGCTGGTTGGTTGTGCGCAAGCGGAACTGCGCTGCGAGGACTTTCTCGCGAAGCTCAGTGATAAACCCGGGTTTGTGGAGCTTCTGGAGTGCACTCAAGATATCGATGCTCAGGGAAAGCCTTTCGTCGCCCGCTATCGCGTAAAGGGCTCGGATGCACGTGAGGCCGAACAGTACATGAGTCGTCACTTCGGTCAGCCAGCGCTTCGATACATCTGTTGTGGTTGGGATTCAACGCCTTACTTTTATCGTGATGAAACGACGCAGTTGGGGTACATGCTCGGCATGGGATCCGAGGAGACGCCTGTAAACAAACGTGATTCCTGGCCAGAGATAACGTTTTTCTACATCAATGTTTCTCTGGCGACTGAAGAGCCTTGATCGTTTCGCCGAATGAATCGTTACGTAGGGGGAGAGGTACTTTTTCATCCGCTGCGGCTGGTGTGCGGTCTATTTGCTACCGTCCTGCTGGCGCTGGGCGGTGTCTTTCATCTTGGCGGAGAGGATCGCCGCTTCGATTGCCTTCACCGTACCCTTGGCCGGAGGCATTTCGAAGACGGCACTTTCGGCGAGGGTGTAGAGGCGCTCGCTGCTATTCAGGGTTAGTTCGAGAAATGCTACGTGCTCCGACCAGGAGCGATAGCGGCGCACCATGAAGATGCTGTGTCTGGCCTTGATCGAGCTGATCTTCGCCAGAGGAATCCGGCGGTTGTTGGTCTCGCCGCACAGCACCAGTTCGTCCGCGTGGATGAACGCCGGTTGGCTTTTGTCGACCCTGAGCCATTCCACGATGAAGCGGCACGCCATTACCAATATGACGCAGGGTAGGGCAGAAAGAAGGGCGAATTCATCGTTTGCCACTCCCTTCAGCGTGATGCCTGTCATGACCAGCAGGAAGAGGAGGGTAATGATTCTGTAGAACTGGACGTTGCCGAACTCCGGTTCGGACAGTAAGCGAACTTCCATGCATCATTTTCCTGGAGGGCTATTGCTGCGGAGCTGGAACAGCGTATTGCATCTGTTCGCGGTGCTGCTGGATCTGCTCCGCAAAATGTAGGCAGGGCATTCGATGGAGGAAAACGCTCTGCGTTTGTTCTGGCGACTAGCTACGGAGTGAACCCGCCGCTGATTTGTGGTTCTTGACACCGGTTTCGCCCTTACGGCGGGTCACTTCTGGCAAACGCCTAGATGGCCGGCCCCGCCAAAATTAACCAAGAGGTCTTTGCCCCTGGCATCCGGCCCGACTTCGTCGGGTTGATTCGCTGCGCTCACCCTGCGGGCCAGCCTTCGGTTTTTACTGCGCTGCGCTTCGTTTCACAACGATTCCACTCGGCCTCCTGACGGGGCGTTTGGCGTCGTCTGTGAGATTGGCGTTCCAACATTAAAGAGCCCGAGTATCGCGGCAACGCCACGATGCTTTCGGGATGTTCTGAAAATGTCATTTATCGTCACTCCCGCGAAGGCGGGAGCCCAGGACGCTCGCAGGTTCTGGGTTCCCGCCTGCGCGGGAATGACGACTTTTTCAGGGGTTCCTTGGCTCTGCTTTTTCTTTTGATTTACCTGCACCGCCAGATCAGACGACGAGATCCCCGAATCCCGTCAGGAGGCCGAGTGGAGGTGCTGTGGAGAGTGGCGTTTGGCATGGATGGCCCTTCGCGACGACCCTCGTAACAGCGCCAGAGCGAGGGGAGTGGAGCGTAGCGAAACCCGGATGCCGGATGCGCTTTCTCTTTGGTTACTTTCTGCGCGAGCGAAGCGAGTCAAGTGACTCGCCGTAAGGGCGAAACCAGTAGAAGAGGGCGACGTAGCAAATAAATCTGTCCCATTTTTTGATTGCTCGGACTGGCAGATGCGCACGCTACGGCAGAGTTATATCTACAGACCCGTAATTACAGGCTTACAAATGATTGCTTGATTCCATTCAGCTCGGCTGCCTGCGC
Protein-coding regions in this window:
- a CDS encoding DUF1289 domain-containing protein, whose amino-acid sequence is MAKDIENPCVSLCQLNSELCVSCGRTREEIRKWRGMKRPEKMACVQKAAVRVKAIAKKKGKG
- a CDS encoding GNAT family N-acetyltransferase — its product is MFTLTHLNTPPPESLKSQVLQMVVDYFSDISPVPLTPSNPLYQLYQYVIGYEVHLHLQAMNGEADSPAQLLLALDDEDPSQVLGFTLYLPSQDDPEACTLSYMAVQASHRQLGVARAMLRQLIERRPHVELTCVASKVPYFETMGFQVLAAHGSQVLMNTRDQRSDGMVAVQDLAPVFQSTEVRQIHAYLLKQHGKQAMSEAETQRDHYLDQLAYEAQQLVRERLTPTVH
- a CDS encoding DUF4952 domain-containing protein, with amino-acid sequence MNRLISGLLFLVLSALVGCAQAELRCEDFLAKLSDKPGFVELLECTQDIDAQGKPFVARYRVKGSDAREAEQYMSRHFGQPALRYICCGWDSTPYFYRDETTQLGYMLGMGSEETPVNKRDSWPEITFFYINVSLATEEP